The Leguminivora glycinivorella isolate SPB_JAAS2020 chromosome 7, LegGlyc_1.1, whole genome shotgun sequence genomic interval GCCAGACAGGCCATATCTGAATTGAACATGTCTCCCAATTTCGAGTACGAGCCCATATGGAGTGAAAACAAGAAACAAAACTCGTTAGACTTTGTCAAGAAGATAGTCGCAGCTAAATATGCCAGCGAGAAACATTTAGAAGACCTCGAGAAACGAATGAATCAACAACATAAAGGTTTGTTTTCTTTATTATAAGCAAGGAATGTCCACGatcacgagtgcaaatgtaacCATATATGATCAACTGTACCtactgtaaaaaaatatgtgtactTGGGCATTTCACTGTCTTGTATGGCAGCTATTTCAATGAAATCTGTAAAGTttcgagaaaatactgccaatttgttaaccaagtcaggaaaggttgtcagacacaacttcagctTTCTTAGCGTCTTTAGAAGTATAAGCAAGaattgcatgtcgtaagcgatattctcgtggaatgcccaaAATTTGTGTGGCTTAGCTCCGGACGCGGATAAATCCAacttttttactaataaataaataaataaaataaataaataaatattataggacattcttacacagattgactgaggcccacggtaagctcaagaaagcttgtgttgtgggttctcagacaacgatatatataatatataatatataaatacttatatacatagaaaacatccatgactcaggaacaaataaataataaaataaataaataataattaaatggtTATGTCGTGAAATATCGTTCCTGTGAATTTGCGTTATTTGTCGTGTGTATATTGAAATCGCATTTAAATTATTTGTCAGGATTATGGGCTAGTTTCAAGCACTGGCTCATGCTGACTCCAGACGACGAAGATTCGCAGGCCCTGGAGGAATGCAAAAAGGTCCCGAACTACCTGAACGCTACCATACACTTCTTTGCTGATATATTTGGGgtatgtattattattaatttatagttagATAATATTAAGAGGCAGGGGAAAACACTCTAACGTTGTCTAGACTACTTCATATAAATTTAAACTTACCGTCGAGTTACGTTACGACCTTTCAAATTTTACTAGAAATCTTAActattaaaaacttaaaaaatcataagagCTTTGATTCTGTGTAAAAAAGTATAATAATTcccaaaaaaaaagtaacaaaaacaaaatgaaaatcGGCCACAGAAAGGTCGAATTACGACTTTATACTTATGGTATCatccataaaaataaatgatatgGTATTTGATATTCCGATGATCGAATGCGATGAATGAGAATAaaagatacaaataataaattgaGTTTTACCAAGGAACTAAAATTGCTcatgaaacaaaaaaataacatctatttattatgtaatttttgattaCAGTTGCAAGAATCGTCATTGCTGCCCCTTGATCCAGTAGCGGAGGATATCACGGAACACTCTTCATTTGCAAACCAAACACAATTCTCGCAATCTATCACAAACAAGGTATTTTTCACAAATGATTTCGATTCAATATGAACAGTGAAAACCAgtaaaaacacataaaaaataaataaataattacggTCTCATATCGAAGAACAGTACAATCCGACCACGCTAAGTTTTCATGCCAAGTCCTATCTATGGTTAGAAACTACACAAATTGTCTAATGTCTTCCCtcttttaagagggctttcatgtgaaaaatagtgaaatcgtaaccgagcgcttaatcgtACCGTGTGATATCAAATTAAAGAGCTTTcagagtagtttacaaatatataaaacatattataggactttttcaacttagtctaacaaaatatgagaaaatgtccagaagtggcaataattgtgacggggaaggctcgttttcaaaaaaattgccaaaaaaatataatagaaatttataatcactaaggcataagagcaattttagtaaacgttgcagattaattttgtatgaaaataactccgatgtgatgtagattttcaaagaaattgtcacttaattttaggtaatttctgaaaaaaattgaattcgtcttagccttgtttactctttttaaaaaccttataataaaaatgtagtctgagaagtttgtgtAGTACGAtataacgtattataaatttaccagtttcagtattccaaattgtccaaattttacaaataagatcgactactCCAGtgctatacgcgggttttcctgaacgtgcatcagagaaaaattcataattaatttactgagttagttttctaaaatccagTTTGATAAGCATCAAGATGATAAGATGCtgtaattgaaacttgaattaaatatatctattaaataacggaaagtgtagtatttcaccgactaaaactatcaattttacattattttgacgtttttctcgaaagcagccttaatatTCCGAGCTCCCGATTGTCACATTTGTTTGTATACATTGGATTTTACAAGAATTTGTTTGTTTCTTTATTTCAGCTACGCGACAAGTCAAAAAGCATTACTTACATGGGCGACCCAGACCTCATGCCTATAGCCACGTATGAGAGTACGATATTGGTGCGAATGTTGTATCAGATAGCGTCCAGACTGAATGAAGTGGTGAGTATACACATTTAACACATTATTCTACTACTATACCTTTCTAAAGCTCCTAACAGttctttttttgccatttttaagaaatatgaaTGTTATTTCTACTGAGAGTCACCACCTTTTCCAGTCCTAATAGGGGAAAAAATGTTCCATACGGTTTTTCTTATTCTGTTACCATttcccatacattttgtatgggaaatGGTAACGTAAAGTAGTAATGTAAAGacgaaagtaacaaaaatgtatggagattctgggacactttttgtcacCTATTGAGAGAAAatgctcgtgattctgagtacaactgacctaaaattccctacaaataacaaaacaaaagaatggcaaaaaaattaaaacgctCAGTAGTCCTAATCATTATCGTTAAAGATGGCTCCGACGACCGTTAAGTCCATATTTGCGTTGCACcaacacacatggccaacagttccaccaaccccttggccatgtgtgtagagggctacttggccgtaagttggcagttggcgcttgcgcttgccggccaaccgattcgtgtcggttttttgtccacacatcaaaggatcttggcgccaatggccaactgcgtttacacgttggcgcttcattcagttggtcgtcagccgtcagagaggacagtagtgatatatttacgaaaataataagtttatctatgccaataatagtgtagattttaggaaataaaataaccttgcaaatgtttaatgtatttcctaaaaaagataaatgttcttatcagaatattcaaaaaattgttaatattgcaaataatttaattttactacggggttattattttttaatattttttttctgacaacgtctatgaccaagaatttcctcgattttttcattacacgtccatctttcatgaagagccaatgccaagtgattggttcgccaatgtgtaaacagcggctcttatcttggccaaggggtttcacaaagggctggtggaaccgttggccatgtgtgtacaggggccattacGATTCATTTAACCGGTGCCAGAGCACCGGTTAACGGCTCGTATTAGGTAAATCTAggaaccaaaatggcggccaatgTTTTGAATTTGTCCCGTATTTCACGAGTTTatgcttattttaaaataacttgagctattagcaatgtaaaatacttataaaacgtTTAAAACAGTAAATATGTGGAAGTAACTGAACATACAAAAGTGACAGTGACACACCAGAGTGGTTTTTAAGGTTATTTTAATTGCGCGACGATTTGTGTTTGTAAAcacctttaatttaatttattttgttgataaatgtgtgtttatatttagatcgagtgcagaaTGAGCTTCAGTTGAATATACAATCAGATCGATGCTGTAAGAAATTCACAAGTGCGTCCTATGAGATCAAAACTCGACAGCAAATAATGAAAACTATTTGTCGACAATAGTCTTTAAAAGGGTCTTGGTATATTTGGAATCACgaataaaatgataaatatcCTGGAAAAAGTTGTGGATCCACTATGACATCCGAAATCAGGGCGAGAATAACGacaaacattgtataaaatccgACCTTCAAAATCGTATCTCGCGACAGGAATCAACTTTCGTTTTAAACTATACACGTCCATGAGACATCCGAAATGAAGTATTTTAGTGTGAAGCAAATGTGTTGGGACAATCTACACAACTTTTAAGCAACAGCATAATAAGATATCAGTGAAAAAATGTAAAGAaagtgttattataatatttctgTTCATACCTACTTACCTGTGTTTTATTTCTCCTTTTATAACTTTTTCATAAACCTATAATGCAAAAACTTTGCAGTAGTCaacttaaattatttacatttaacatGTTCAGTGCTGGCGTCACAAAGTTTGAGACCAAAATAATCCTCTTCCTATGTCGGTGACACAGCGAAGTTGACTTATGCCAGTGgcataggaatgagaatttatttgtttctacCAGCATAGCATTATTTGTTTCTAGCAGCAGCAGTAGGCTTTTAGTAAAACAGTGGGATGAACGAGAATTCATATTATTCATAAACACTCCGGGTAGAGAGATGCAATCTTGAGTTTGACTAGTGCAAAGGCAAAGTTGACAATCAAGCATGTACTTCAgctaattaaatacataaagctAACCAACATGAAAGCAATAAAGATTTTATCCTAAATAGTAATACAAACAATCATAGTAAGTATCTGCTTGAAATTCACTTTACTTAAACCTAAATTTTTCATGTCGGTCAGGGATAAATTCTTGACACCAAAATGTTCTAACAATTTTAAAGTATTATTACCTACTACTAAAAGTCCTCAAAttgtatttcataatttgtgttGCTTTGATATAAATGATGCAGCTGAACATTTCTAAAATAAACCAGAGTCTATGATTTCATAAGTAGGCACATATAGTTCTGTACTTATTTTTCAGCATACTATTGAGGGCGGGCTTGTGAATTTTGTGGCATGTCAGAGCGTTATCAGACTTTTCAGTAGCAGTATATATAGGCAAAATAATTTCTAGTTGTGTCATGCTAATTTAGAAACTTTACTTACTATTCTGGAAAGAAGAAATATACCTATGTGAAATTAAAACAACAGTAATTTCATGGGTAATTTATCTACACCTCAAAAAAGGAAATTATAACTTGAATAAGCAGATAGTTATAATAAGAGTATAGTGGGAAACAATGACTATACAGGAAGGTAGATAAAATCCTGTATTGTTCATAAATAAAGTACTAATTATCATAAACTGTGACACTAGAAagttagaaagaaagaaatattataggtaggactttatttttacacagattgagttccatgatagcttaataataatgcttgtgttgtgggttactcagacaataatataattatgtaaacactTGATTACATAAAAAACTTACATACTCTGGAAAAAATGTGTCTGCCGGCCACAATCACAAATCGGTGCTGTTCTCTAACATGTGAATAAATGGATTGGTCCCAATAGATGCCAGCCTCAAACATATTGCAGTGAAAATATGGTCTTTAgaagagcaattcccgaaaactttgtacatttggatcacatctccgattttgataaaaattggtaggctgatagagtccatgatgctgagcaaggtcaactaggtttcccaaaatgtcccaggttgtttctatgaaaccttcctttttttttgttatcagatttctatacattttcggtaacaaaaaaggaaggtttcatataaactacctaggacattttgggaaacctagtggatctttctcagcatcatggaatctatcagtctaccaattttcatcaaaatcggagacgtgatccaaatgtacaaacttttcgggaattgctgagaaTAAGCattcaatttcaaattttataACCACAATTTTCAATGGGTTGGGGTCTATTAGTGTGAGACTGTATAGTCATTTGGCCTTTACTCTCCCTACCTAAACAGGATATTAGTATGAAATGGcacataaagtaacaaaaatatattttattaacaaaattgaaattctgatgataataatttataaaactttattttctacAAGTTTCTCCCAGACTTCCAGTTAATTTCATAGTATAATTTGTTGATTTCTAGAACAGATTCACTTGTAGAACTTTCATCTTGTAGTCCATATCAAATGGTGTAAATCAACTCTGAAAAGAAAGCAacatgtaacttattattatatttagtacTTAATAATCCTTTTCAAAaacaacaaaatttaagtaacagtacataaataaacttaaatgtctgCTACAACAAACAGTTTTGTCATTAATCTTATTGGAGATTTTGCCATAGGCTGTGTGCTGTGTATGACATTGAACTTACCTAGTACTGCACCAAAAGTATGCTAATTTGTTTTATAGCCAGTTCACGGAATAAAGGCTATGCATTTGGGTAAGAGGTCTGTAATAAGctacctataattattataatactcaTGAGAAAACTTGCCTGCTAATTGGTTCCTTCATTCCTTGTTACAAAGGCTTTTAGGTTGGAAATAGCCACTTGAAAGTCGTAGAGACGCGTCCTTTTCAtgcgtcatgaatatacattaaaataacCACGAACACAAGTGTACATAAGTggtgtaaattgttaaatatttcgATAAGAGCTGCAAAGAAAGTTTAGTTCGCGCTAGTTTGcgcctaagtttttttttaaataaagattttgacATTCATATGATTGGGTTGCTATATGAAAAATCAATTCTACCATAAAAATGTTGGTAAGATTTCATTCACGACCTGGCATCACAGTTAGCGGTTACGTTCAGTAATTTTTGGGTTGGTGCAACGCAATTTATTAACAAATCGTTAAGTCCCCCACGTAATcggtaaaattttacgaacagaGCCTACATTTACAggtggtttggtgcaactggcccgtAGGTCAatcaaatttaataatattcaattggaatataaatatacatgtaGCATGTAGAAAAAAAGCAACCTTGTTATGGTACAGATACGGTTCACTATGACTGAACTTGTAGATACTTAGTGCATTTTTATTCGCACCTATTTGTTTCGAATTGATAAATTTCCTAACGAacaaaagtaaattatatgtacaTTATAAGGTAAAATTTCACTGGCAAGGGTCAGAATTGTTTAGTGTAGATGTAACATAACATACCTTTCCGTTTTCTCTTTACAGTACCACGACGAATTCATCAACCTTTGGAACAGAAACGACTTCTGGGGCCACGTGGCCCGCGAGATACTACAACAGCCCTGCACCATCCACTCCTACGCGCGCGACGCCACCAACCACCAAAACATCGTCAGCCAAAACCTGCCCCCTCGTTTATCTTTACGCAAACTTGGCTCACAAGCCTTTGTCTTCTGGGTTGTTATAGGCTATTTGTTTTTAAGAATATTCTATTCGGCCAGTGgagtgttttatatttttatactgtTTATTATGTGGGCGTGCCTAGTTTTAACGAAGGCGACTTGTAAAATGTTGAGGATCATGAGAGCGTAGTGTTAAGAGAAAAAATGAATTACTTTTTTTAAGTtgctgtttttgttttttgttcaAAACTTGCCTTCAGCTAAGTTTCAAGCGGGTCAATTGTGTTACACACAAGCTATTCTTTTATACAAATTGACACCTTCGTAAGGAAATAACATATCGACCCGTCCCGTTCCGTTCTAGTGTGAGTCATTTTTAGGCGTTAGCAACGATAAAAGCTACTCCAGGGAACtgtaatttacaaaaaatatatcgaTGTTGGCCACGTGATTGAGCTCCATCTTCTGGCAAATAAAACATCGATTTAATATGATTGGTAGATTTTGAAGTTAGCTGTCAGAAAGACTTGACGCCTCAGTAGCGCCGCCTGGCGAAAAAAACGATTCAGAAAACCCTCTTCcgtaaaataaaacacaatttattaaacatttgtaTTACACAAATCAACAGTACTTCTTAAGCGTAAGTTTAGGCACGATGTTCATGGAGGCCAGTTCCTGGAACAGCAGCTTGCAGGCGTAGGGCATCTCGACGGTGGAGACGGCGGCGGAGGAGCGGCAGGCGTGGCACCAGGCGCGCGACGCCAGCCGCCCGCAGCCGCCGCAGATGTCCGCGCTGAACGCGTCAGACGCCAGCATTAGGCGCTCCATTAGGAGCATGCTGGAATAACAAAACGGTGgcgttaatccatactaatattataaatgggaaagtgtgaaaaactgtttgttcgtccgtctttcacggcaaaacggagcgacgaattgacgtgattttttaagtggagatagttgaagtgatggagagtgacatagactactttatgtctctttccaaccccccacttccctaaattaGGGGGTGGAAGACTGTATCgagaattccgcaattttcgaatttagcgcgagcgcagccgcgggcaaacgctagtagGGAATATTAGGTTAAGTTCAGATGACGTGCGGATAAAGATTGAAACAAAATCAatggtattgtttttttttatgggataggaagcaaacgagcagacaggtcgcctgatggtaagcgatcaccgccgcccatggacacccgaaacaccagaggtgttggaggtgcgttgccagcctttaagatggatgccgaattttattattattattatttgtaaagcaggcaggcagttgtagTAACTGATAAAGCCTGTATCCAGTTGTCGGTAGAGGTTTCAGGTGTTATGTGGAATTAGCACTGTGCTTGTCTAACTTATTCTTGAATTCGTTTACACTTTGGGCCGATATTACATCCTCCGGGAGCTGATTCCAAGCTTTTACCACTCTATTACTAAAGAAATGTCTATGAGGATTGTTGTATGACCTGCGAGAGACCAGTTTATACTGATGACCTCTCAGACGGGTGTTGTTATTACGTTCTAGCATTTTATGAAAatctttgaggtcataatgttgGGTTAGTATTTTGTATGTCTCGATGATTTATCAATGAACTACTTTAACTACTTGTTACTATTTTAAccgcgcgtcgccgcgccttCATCTGAACTTAGCCTTACAGCAACATTCTACTACAGAGTGCAGAACTATCACATCTGCCGTCGCGGGAGCGCAGCCCGTGAGTACGGCGCGAGGCCGTACAGACAagtgtaaaaatacctatgggtgtacacatcttactcaaaataCGTCCCatttagtccggtgtaataagagcgttgtaacatatttatgagacgattttttcgatacatatttttgcacttgactgtaccatgTGTTTCAATCAGTCATACCAGGCCGCCGTCACGGGAGCTGCGTCATCTTGTCCTGTGCTATGTCCTATAGCTTCattcataatagtacattacgatacaagtgcgtaaaaaaggaagttcgaaacgagtggcgataaatgaaaacacgaccgaagggagtgttttaaatcgacacgagttacgaatttccttttcgcacgcgtatcgtacgacgattttcagtatagatgagcctccgaagtttcgacctgccatataatgaaccacttctcgcactagtgcgttaaataaaaacatctgtactaaaaaaatCCATTCATTCGTTACCTAGCGCCGTAGCCGATGAGACAATCGCGCTCCATCTCTCCGAGCCGAAGGCCGCCGTCGCGCGAGCGCCCCTCCGTGGGCTGCCGCGTGAGCACGGCGCGAGGTCCGCGGGCGCGCGCGTGCATCTTGTCCTGCACCATGTGCTTTAGCTTCTGGTAGTACACCtataacaaaatataaaataaataaaacgcatATCTTTATCCCTACAGGCCAAAACCCCACAGTTAAATCCACTTGGTAGTCTAGCTCAACTCGAGCTTCCGCGCGTGAGTTCATACGTTAGCGTAATTGCAAGAATGTACTCGCGTGCgagaacgcaagttgtgctaaaatCGATATCAACTCGAAAAACAAATAAAGGCAATTTTGCAATTGAGCTACTACCTACTAAGGGGTGAGAGACTATGGAATAGAAGGTTGAGACTTACCGGTCCAGAGTAAATGTACGCCTCAAGCAGTTCCCCAGTTAAGCCAGAATAGAAGATATCTTTTCCGTGGTAGTTGAACCCATGTTTCTCCAGCTCTTGGCAAACATCTCGCACTTTAGAACCACCAAAAGCAGTACCTGCAAAATACAATCAAAAATTAATGCTTGGTTTATTTTACGCGACGTCAATAGGCGTCAAAAATCACCTTACAAAAGCAAAATCATTTCAATAACAATACCAACCGTAGTGGAATTTCCCTTCCATCAACCCAGCTTTTCCAGCAAGCAACTCAATGGTTTTTCCAACTGTCATTCTTGAAGGGAACCCGTGCGGGTTCATAATCATGTCGGGACAAATTCCACGATCGTTAAACGGCATGTCTTCCTGTTGCACTATAAGACCTGTCACACCTTTCTGCCCGTGCCTGGAACTGAACTTATCTCCGATTTCTGGAACTCTAGTTTGCCGcaataatattttgatgaggAAAGCTTCTTCAGAGTTTGAAGATACCATGACTTTTTCTATATAGGACTCGACTGGTCCCTTATATGTGATAGGAACGTCTTTATATTCGACTTGTTGTGGTTGGCCTTGGTTGACAGGGTTGATGGTTGCTGGAGGCATTTGCTTGTTGATCAGAACTTGTCTGTTTTCAACCATCTCTCCTGGGGCGGCGATGCCATCGGAGTCTAGGATTTCATGCGCTCTGATGACTTTTCCTGTAGTAGCGTCTCTGGAAGGCCCTAAGATTCGGTCCGAGGTCTGGTTGCTGTATCTTTTCATAGTTGTTTTGGCGCTTTTGTAAACGAGGCAGCGGCCATATCCTCTATCAATTGAAGCTCTGTTTAGGATCAAAGCGTCTTCGATATCGTATCCGCTGTAGCTCATGACGGCGACAGTGGCGTTTTGGCCGGCGGGCAGCTTGTCGAAGTGGGTTAATTCTATAGTTTTGGTTTTTACCATTGGGCATTGTGGGTAAACTAAGTTGTACATCAGAGTGTCGATTCTATTTTTCTGATTGTATCCAATTGTGCCTGAAAATAGAAATTATAAATGATTTCTAGACCAAACCAAACAACGCTCGTTAGTTGAAACAATCAGCTTCTTATTCTTAGTCAACAAGATTTTGTGCTGATCTAAGAGTAAAAGTGAAACATTAACACGAGTCGCACTTACCCATAGCTTGTTTTCCCATAGCACACTGATATGTATTCCTCGGACTCTGGTTGTGATGCGGATATGGCACGAGTCCCGCGCACACGCCCAATATCGTGAACGGTTCGATCTCCAAATGCGTCGTCACATACGGGTCAATCTCCGCCTCCTCTGTAGCTATATGACTGTCATTCTCCTCATTCACATCTAGATATTCAATCAGACCATCATTGAGGAAATCTTGGAACTTCCTTATACCACGATTCAGCTCGTTTATATGATGTTGCTGTACTAAAGGATGCCCTTTCTCGACTATGATGTACGGTCGGCACAGTCTGCCGCCGTCGCTGCAAATGTAAACCGTCCTCTGGTTGTGGTTGGGGTAGATGGACACGAAAGCCGAGATCAGGCCGCGTCTTCGGAACATTCGGAATACTTTGATAAGCTTCTTGTATTGACGTGAAACTCCTAGGATGTTACCTGGAAATAAAGACGAGTTCTTATATAGTAGATACATTATTACATATTGTTTTGTACAGTAGATATCTAAGCTAAGGATATATTttatcttattattattacccATTACGTTCTTATCTTATGCCGTAGCTGCGCTCTTTACCTACAAAGCTTAATAGTAGTCCTGACCTATTGAGTCCTAATCTCGCAAAAACTTAAGCTAAAGTGACCAAGACCAAGGAAGACATGTCTCGGTATACCATCGCACGGCACACACAAGGACGGCAGAAAGCAAAGGACGTCAGAAAAATATTTCGCAGTTCCTACGTGACTTACCGTTCAGAAACACCAAATAATTAGCCGGATGATTTATTTCTTCCCCACCCAAGAGTCTGACGTCTTCTACGCCAGCATTACAGGCAAGTCTTGCTATCGGATGCTCAGAACACTCAGTCGTAATATGCGTCATCAGAGCCAAGTTCTTGACAAGACCACACGCTTCTCCTTCAGGAGTATCCGATGGGCATAACATGCCCCATTGAGAAGGTTGTAAAGACCGCGGTCCAGAGACCTTTCTGGTTTTCTCAAATTGCGAATTGACTCTGGTCATCATGCCAAGTGCTGATATGTAGCTTAGCCGACTTAGTACTTGGGTTACGCCGTGCCGTTCCATTTTGAATCGTTTGATTGTCCAGTTACCCTAAAAAGAAAAGCTATTACGAAATTGAATTGCTAACAAAACTAAATCCGGAATAAATAGGGTTCGAAATACACGTTCATAATTTCTAAATGATCATATAAATTACTCGAAGCCTTTAACGTCATTATGTCAATAGAAATAAAGCCCACGGAAATGTGTCTATACTTACACTAGAAATCGCCGTGAACAACCCATTCGCTATCAAGTCTGGTCGCATATGTTTTACAACATCAAACGGCGCCGCTTTAACCttaggtattattttatcagcaataGACTTCAATTCCCAATTAAATCTTTTAAACAGATCTTCAAACATAAGAGCTAACAGAGAGCCAGCTAACTCCAGCCTCTTGTTTCCGTAGTAGTCGGGGTCATCAATGGAGGCCTTGTTGGTCTCAGCCTCGATGACGCGTTTCACCATGATAGCTAAATAAATAGCTTTGACGTAGAAGTTGAAGTTCTCTACAGCCACATGAGCTAAGATGGTTGTGGCTAATAGATCACGCGCCTCGTCGATAGGTGTTCGGGATTTAGAACTTGCTGTTTGGAATCTGTAAGAACACAGGAAATAATCAAAATAATCAAATCTGTGGGTATGACAAAGTTTCCGGTTCACTTGAACCTAAACTCAAATTACCCTATTGCACAGTACAACATAAGGTCAAAAACACATATACTCGTAAACACCTTAATTCAAAATAAACTAACACCAAAATACCTTAGTTCCAAAacaccctaaaaacaaaacgaaCTTATCTAGATTATGTACTACTCCCGCATCACCTAAATTTCATAAGAGTTGAAACGCGGATCAAACTAATCCCATAATAGACTAATCCTAAAATAAACCATTCTCTAAAATAAAACACGCTAGTATCAAAACACCCTAAATTTTTAAAGTGTACTCCTAATtctagaaatgaaatgaaatgaaatattta includes:
- the LOC125227880 gene encoding DNA-directed RNA polymerase III subunit RPC2, whose translation is MGDKNNEWDKGLREPVKTLEDKWKLVPSFLQVKGLVKQHIDSFNYFINVEIKKIVQANEKVFCDSDPLFYVKYLNAYVGTPDLEEGFNVTKPTTPHECRLRDMTYSAPITVDIEYIRGNQRVIKNKQLIGRMPLMLRSSNCVLTNKSDIELSQLNECPHDPGGYFIIRGQEKVILIQEQLSRNRMIVDEFKGAIQCQVTSSTHEKKTRTIVILKNTKYVLRHNALSDDIPIAVAFKAMGICSDQEIMQLVGTDDTTVKKMAPCIMDCHNLKIFTQNQALAYIGSKLRVKRFQTASSKSRTPIDEARDLLATTILAHVAVENFNFYVKAIYLAIMVKRVIEAETNKASIDDPDYYGNKRLELAGSLLALMFEDLFKRFNWELKSIADKIIPKVKAAPFDVVKHMRPDLIANGLFTAISSGNWTIKRFKMERHGVTQVLSRLSYISALGMMTRVNSQFEKTRKVSGPRSLQPSQWGMLCPSDTPEGEACGLVKNLALMTHITTECSEHPIARLACNAGVEDVRLLGGEEINHPANYLVFLNGNILGVSRQYKKLIKVFRMFRRRGLISAFVSIYPNHNQRTVYICSDGGRLCRPYIIVEKGHPLVQQHHINELNRGIRKFQDFLNDGLIEYLDVNEENDSHIATEEAEIDPYVTTHLEIEPFTILGVCAGLVPYPHHNQSPRNTYQCAMGKQAMGTIGYNQKNRIDTLMYNLVYPQCPMVKTKTIELTHFDKLPAGQNATVAVMSYSGYDIEDALILNRASIDRGYGRCLVYKSAKTTMKRYSNQTSDRILGPSRDATTGKVIRAHEILDSDGIAAPGEMVENRQVLINKQMPPATINPVNQGQPQQVEYKDVPITYKGPVESYIEKVMVSSNSEEAFLIKILLRQTRVPEIGDKFSSRHGQKGVTGLIVQQEDMPFNDRGICPDMIMNPHGFPSRMTVGKTIELLAGKAGLMEGKFHYGTAFGGSKVRDVCQELEKHGFNYHGKDIFYSGLTGELLEAYIYSGPVYYQKLKHMVQDKMHARARGPRAVLTRQPTEGRSRDGGLRLGEMERDCLIGYGASMLLMERLMLASDAFSADICGGCGRLASRAWCHACRSSAAVSTVEMPYACKLLFQELASMNIVPKLTLKKYC